Sequence from the Clostridium butyricum genome:
AAGAAAGAGAAAAAATGGAGATAAGATAATTCCTTTGGGTATGAAAGGAAGTAAAAAAATAAAAGATTTATTTATTGATATGAAAGTACCTAAAGAAGAAAGAGATTGTATACCACTTTTATGTTTTGATGAAAATATTTCATGGATAGTTGGAATTAGAGTTTCTGAAGAATATAAGATTACTAATAAAACTAAAAATATATTAAGAGTAATTGTTGAAAGAAAGGAAAAATAAAATGAGGGAAGATTTAAAAGAAGTACTATTTTCAGAAGAAGTATTAAGTGAAAAGGTTAGAGAGCTTGCAGTTCAAATAAGTAAGGATTATAAAGGAAAGGAACTAGTTGTTGTTGGAATATTAAAGGGATCTGTTGTGTTTACAGCAGAACTTATAAAAAATATTGATATTTACTGTGAATTAGACTTTATGGCTGTTTCAAGCTATGGAAATTCAACAGAAACTACAGGAGTAGTTAGAATTTTAAAAGATTTAGATAATAGTATTGAAGGAAAACACATATTAATTGTTGAAGATATTGTTGATACAGGAACAACATTAAGTTATCTTCTTAAATACTTGAAGGCTAGAAAGGCTGCAAGTATAGAAATAGTAGCTTTATTAAATAAGCCAGCAAGAAGAAAGGTAGAACTTCCAGTAAAATATATAGGGTTTGAAGTTCCTGATGCCTTCATAGTTGGATATGGAATTGATTATGCTGAAAAGTATAGAAACTTACCTTGCATAGGTATATTAAAACCTGAAATATATGAAAAATAAAATATAAATTTTTATTAAATTGGTATTAAAATTGTAGTAAATTTGGAGAGGGGGGCCCTGAATGAAGAAATATTCAAGTGCGGCTGTGTGGATTGTATGTACAGTTATGTTGGTCTTAGCAGCACTTACTATGTGGCAGAATGGAAAGACTTCTAGTGATATTGCTTATAGCACATTCATTCAAAAATGGGATTCAAAAGAAATACAAAGCATTATTGTTAGAGAAGATAAAATGACTGTTGAAGGTAAAACTAGTGATGGTAAATCTTTCACTACATATGTTCCAAGTCAATTGATTAATTCATTAATAGAACAAAAACCAAATGAAGATGTTAAGGTGTCGTTTGAAGCACCTTCTAGTAATTCAACATGGATGCCAGTGGTACTGCCTTGCATATTGTTTGCAGGTGTTATCTTATTATTTATGTTTGTAATGACCCAACAGTCCCAAGGTGGCGGAGGAGGAAGAGGGGTTATGAATTTTGGTAAAAGCAAAGCCAAAATGATGACTCCAGATAGCCAAACCGTTACTTTTGCAGATGTTGCAGGGGCAGATGAAGAAAAAGCTGAACTTGAAGAGATTGTTGATTTTTTAAAGTTGCCAGCTAAATATATCCAAATGGGAGCAAGAATACCTAAAGGAATTTTATTAGTAGGTCCTCCGGGAACAGGTAAGACATTACTTGCAAAGGCAATAGCTGGTGAAGCTGGTGTACCATTTTTCAGTATATCAGGTTCGGATTTTGTTGAGATGTTTGTAGGTGTTGGGGCTTCAAGAGTTAGAAGTATGTTTGAAGAGGCTAAGAAAAATTCGCCTTGTTTGATATTTATAGATGAAATTGATGCTGTAGGTAGACAAAGGGGTGCTGGACTTGGCGGTGGTCATGATGAAAGAGAACAAACTTTAAATCAACTTTTAGTTGAAATGGATGGTTTTGGAGTTAATGAAGGCATCATAATGATTGCTGCAACTAATAGACCTGATATACTTGATCCTGCATTATTAAGACCAGGAAGATTTGACAGACAAATTCTTGTTGGGGCTCCTGATGTTAAAGGAAGGGAAGAAATTCTTAAAGTTCATACAAAGAATAAACCTCTTGGTCCGGATGTAGATTTGAAAATTCTTGCAAAGAGAACTCCAGGATTCTGTGGAGCAGATTTAGAAAATTTAACAAATGAAGCTGCTTTACTTGCAGTTCGTAGAAGTAAAAAAGCAATTCTTATGGAAGAAATGGAAGAAGCTATTACAAGAGTAATTGCAGGTCCTGAAAAGAAGAGTAAAGTAATCACAGAGCATGATAAAAAGTTAACGGCCTATCATGAGGCTGGTCATGCGGTTGTTATGAAATTGTTACCTAATTGTGATCCAGTTCATGAAATAAGTATAATTCCAAGAGGAAGAGC
This genomic interval carries:
- the hpt gene encoding hypoxanthine phosphoribosyltransferase → MREDLKEVLFSEEVLSEKVRELAVQISKDYKGKELVVVGILKGSVVFTAELIKNIDIYCELDFMAVSSYGNSTETTGVVRILKDLDNSIEGKHILIVEDIVDTGTTLSYLLKYLKARKAASIEIVALLNKPARRKVELPVKYIGFEVPDAFIVGYGIDYAEKYRNLPCIGILKPEIYEK
- the ftsH gene encoding ATP-dependent zinc metalloprotease FtsH, with product MKKYSSAAVWIVCTVMLVLAALTMWQNGKTSSDIAYSTFIQKWDSKEIQSIIVREDKMTVEGKTSDGKSFTTYVPSQLINSLIEQKPNEDVKVSFEAPSSNSTWMPVVLPCILFAGVILLFMFVMTQQSQGGGGGRGVMNFGKSKAKMMTPDSQTVTFADVAGADEEKAELEEIVDFLKLPAKYIQMGARIPKGILLVGPPGTGKTLLAKAIAGEAGVPFFSISGSDFVEMFVGVGASRVRSMFEEAKKNSPCLIFIDEIDAVGRQRGAGLGGGHDEREQTLNQLLVEMDGFGVNEGIIMIAATNRPDILDPALLRPGRFDRQILVGAPDVKGREEILKVHTKNKPLGPDVDLKILAKRTPGFCGADLENLTNEAALLAVRRSKKAILMEEMEEAITRVIAGPEKKSKVITEHDKKLTAYHEAGHAVVMKLLPNCDPVHEISIIPRGRAGGYTMHLPKEDTSYTSKLKLKDEMVGLLGGRVAEKLIMGDISTGAKNDIDRASNIAKSMVMEYGMSDEIGTISYGSGHDEVFLGRDLGKSRDFSEEIGAKIDKEIKRFIDEAYDKAHELLKENLNKLHAVAQALIEKEKLDADEFEEIFANN